In Cyanobacteriota bacterium, the following are encoded in one genomic region:
- the gatC gene encoding Asp-tRNA(Asn)/Glu-tRNA(Gln) amidotransferase subunit GatC: MSLDREEVIKIAKLANLRLTDEEIDKYSGDLNAILGYVEQLQELDTTGVEPMIGAINHNKELREDKAVDSGLQAKMLENAPDSDGTAIKVPQMS, translated from the coding sequence ATGAGTTTAGACAGAGAAGAAGTAATCAAAATCGCCAAGTTGGCCAACCTTAGATTGACTGATGAGGAGATTGACAAATACTCTGGCGATTTAAACGCAATACTTGGCTATGTTGAGCAGTTGCAAGAGCTTGATACTACTGGGGTTGAACCTATGATTGGTGCGATTAATCATAATAAAGAATTACGTGAAGACAAGGCTGTTGATTCTGGCTTGCAAGCTAAGATGCTTGAGAATGCACCGGATAGTGACGGAACGGCTATCAAAGTGCCGCAAATGAGCTAG
- a CDS encoding YchJ family protein — MPCPCGTKLEYQDCCELYHNGLTKPETAEQLMRSRYSAFAKKNEQYVLDTWHISKRSNEINLKKDLTWWLGLEILNTSLGQAGDTTGEVEFIASYRLRKKEYKLHERSSFVKEGEQWFYVDGVLLK; from the coding sequence ATGCCTTGTCCCTGTGGAACTAAATTAGAATATCAAGATTGTTGTGAGCTTTATCATAATGGTCTCACGAAGCCAGAGACGGCTGAGCAATTGATGCGCTCGCGTTATAGTGCTTTTGCCAAGAAAAATGAGCAGTATGTTTTGGATACTTGGCATATCAGTAAAAGAAGCAATGAGATTAATCTCAAGAAGGATCTTACTTGGTGGCTCGGTTTGGAGATTTTGAATACTAGTTTAGGTCAGGCTGGAGACACAACGGGAGAAGTTGAGTTTATTGCTAGTTATAGATTACGTAAGAAAGAATATAAGTTGCATGAACGTAGTAGCTTTGTTAAGGAGGGCGAGCAGTGGTTTTACGTTGATGGAGTGCTTCTAAAATAG
- a CDS encoding YbaB/EbfC family nucleoid-associated protein: MDKEDLRKAMQQAQEMQLDLIKVQNELAHTEISGHSHNSKVRVSMSGEGNFYSVKIDPVLLAEGLSSVETNILEALKDVTAKAADMTKTKLAQISKTIDL; this comes from the coding sequence ATGGACAAGGAAGATTTAAGAAAAGCAATGCAGCAGGCACAGGAGATGCAGCTTGATTTAATCAAGGTACAAAATGAGCTTGCGCATACTGAGATTAGTGGTCATTCTCATAACTCGAAGGTGAGAGTTTCAATGTCAGGCGAGGGCAATTTTTATTCAGTGAAAATAGATCCGGTTTTACTTGCTGAAGGTTTATCCTCTGTTGAAACTAATATTCTTGAAGCACTCAAGGATGTTACTGCTAAAGCTGCTGATATGACGAAAACCAAGCTGGCACAAATATCTAAAACGATTGATCTTTAA
- the recR gene encoding recombination mediator RecR, whose amino-acid sequence MRYAKPLEDLIEEFRKFPSIGPKSAQRMAFTLLKKSPDQVAKFTKIIQDAKSQISYCANCFNLSSNEFCNICNEARREQNQICVVGTVKDLMAIERTHEYRGLYHVLGGVISPLDGISADDLNLRALITRIANLTDSISEMEIILAIGLSTEGEATMLYIKRLLEQLGPGLKIRVTRLAHGLPVGADLDYTDEMTLTKALEARVLA is encoded by the coding sequence ATGAGATATGCAAAACCACTTGAGGATTTGATTGAGGAGTTTCGTAAGTTCCCGAGTATTGGACCTAAATCGGCTCAGAGAATGGCATTCACTTTGCTCAAAAAATCACCGGATCAAGTTGCCAAGTTTACTAAAATCATCCAAGATGCAAAGTCACAAATATCATATTGTGCTAATTGCTTTAATTTAAGTTCAAATGAGTTTTGTAATATTTGTAATGAGGCGAGAAGAGAACAAAATCAAATTTGTGTTGTTGGGACTGTTAAAGATTTGATGGCGATTGAACGCACTCACGAGTATCGCGGTCTTTATCATGTTTTGGGTGGAGTGATCTCACCGCTTGATGGTATTAGTGCGGATGATCTTAATTTACGTGCATTAATTACTCGCATTGCTAATTTAACAGATTCGATAAGTGAAATGGAAATAATCCTGGCAATTGGGCTTAGCACAGAAGGCGAAGCGACAATGCTTTATATCAAACGTTTACTTGAACAACTTGGTCCTGGACTTAAGATTAGAGTAACTCGACTTGCGCACGGTTTGCCAGTTGGTGCCGATCTTGATTATACTGATGAGATGACTTTGACCAAGGCGCTTGAAGCGAGGGTGCTGGCTTAA
- a CDS encoding ribonucleoside-diphosphate reductase subunit alpha, whose amino-acid sequence MVQQQAFELERKTVEAGKPTQDKYNSIVEALSANDIRYARDLLLQQIKLRVGQNASWDSPQYRGDKGIQKSIKLDYTRDSKLTFFGLETMRDRYFLKDAKADICEDTQMFFARVATGVSRGDKELAQDLYDLMSKNWFMPATPVLVNSATNRGAPISCFLNTVGDSISDIFKTYEENAFLAKGGGGIGTDWSSVRGHNSRLSTGGTSSGTVPFLKVMDSATLAVSQGNTRRGAAAVYMRIDHPDIEEFVDIRRPTGGDENRRCLNLHHGVIVSDEFMRSVRAKTKFELRCPHTGEVDRSVDAFGLWKRILKNRVETGEPYIVFIDTVNRTVPEHHKEKGLFITQSNLCSEITLPTNRERTAVCCLGSLNLETWDEWQQEKDSVIATAVKALDNVLDNFVGKVDSRDYKRAIQSAVNERSVGLGVMGYHGMFMKHGIAFESVAARAMNKMVFKAIHASAKEASRQLAIERGACPDGGNQRNSYILSIAPTANISIICGGASPCIEPIAGNAYLQKTLSGSFLVKNRFLEDVLKKYGKDNNDTWRKIIECKGSIKSLDFLSDEEKKIFKTAYELNMMEVVIQAAERQKYICQSQSLNLFLSSPISGKFLNELHLKAHELGVKTLYYLRSESVIEADNVDSSSVRRQVGNTATSGGNYEECSVCQ is encoded by the coding sequence ATGGTACAACAACAAGCGTTTGAGTTAGAGAGAAAAACAGTAGAGGCCGGTAAGCCTACTCAGGACAAATACAACAGTATCGTAGAAGCGTTATCAGCGAATGATATCCGTTACGCTAGAGACTTATTACTACAACAAATTAAATTAAGAGTGGGGCAAAACGCAAGTTGGGATTCTCCTCAATACCGCGGGGACAAAGGTATACAAAAATCTATCAAGCTTGATTACACTAGAGATAGCAAGCTTACGTTTTTTGGACTTGAGACCATGCGTGATCGTTATTTTTTGAAAGATGCCAAGGCTGATATTTGTGAAGATACCCAAATGTTTTTTGCTCGAGTCGCAACCGGCGTGTCGCGAGGCGATAAAGAGCTTGCACAAGATCTTTATGACCTTATGTCTAAGAACTGGTTTATGCCAGCGACTCCAGTCTTGGTTAACTCCGCAACAAACAGAGGTGCACCAATTAGTTGTTTTTTAAATACAGTTGGTGATTCGATTTCAGATATTTTTAAAACCTATGAAGAGAATGCTTTTCTTGCCAAAGGCGGTGGTGGTATCGGCACTGATTGGTCTTCAGTGAGAGGGCATAACTCGCGGCTTTCTACTGGTGGTACTTCATCTGGTACCGTTCCATTTTTGAAAGTGATGGATAGTGCGACTCTTGCTGTTTCTCAAGGAAACACAAGAAGAGGTGCTGCTGCAGTTTACATGCGCATTGATCATCCTGATATTGAGGAGTTTGTTGATATTAGACGCCCGACTGGTGGTGATGAGAATCGTCGTTGTCTAAATTTGCATCATGGAGTGATAGTCTCTGATGAGTTTATGAGATCTGTAAGAGCCAAGACTAAGTTTGAGCTTAGATGCCCGCATACCGGTGAAGTTGATAGAAGTGTAGATGCTTTTGGTTTGTGGAAACGTATTCTTAAAAATAGAGTTGAAACAGGTGAGCCTTATATCGTTTTTATTGATACGGTCAATCGCACTGTGCCAGAGCATCACAAGGAAAAAGGTTTGTTTATAACTCAGTCTAATTTGTGTTCTGAAATTACTTTACCAACTAATAGAGAGCGCACGGCTGTTTGTTGTCTTGGTTCACTTAATCTTGAAACTTGGGATGAGTGGCAGCAAGAGAAGGATTCTGTTATTGCAACAGCTGTTAAAGCTCTTGATAATGTACTAGACAATTTTGTTGGCAAAGTAGACTCAAGAGACTACAAGCGTGCTATTCAGTCTGCTGTAAATGAGCGTTCTGTTGGTTTGGGCGTGATGGGTTATCATGGCATGTTTATGAAGCATGGGATTGCTTTTGAAAGTGTTGCAGCTAGAGCAATGAACAAAATGGTTTTTAAGGCGATTCATGCCTCAGCCAAAGAAGCTAGTCGCCAGCTTGCTATCGAGCGCGGCGCTTGTCCAGATGGCGGTAATCAGCGTAATAGTTATATTCTTTCTATTGCACCGACTGCCAATATCTCCATTATTTGTGGTGGTGCAAGTCCTTGCATAGAACCGATTGCAGGGAATGCCTACTTACAAAAAACTTTGAGTGGTAGTTTTCTTGTTAAAAATAGATTTTTGGAAGATGTTCTGAAAAAATATGGCAAAGACAATAATGATACTTGGCGCAAAATCATTGAGTGCAAAGGTAGTATTAAGTCATTGGATTTCTTGTCAGACGAAGAGAAAAAGATTTTCAAAACTGCTTATGAACTAAATATGATGGAAGTTGTGATTCAAGCTGCTGAAAGACAGAAATATATTTGTCAGTCACAGTCATTGAATCTGTTTTTGAGCTCACCAATTAGTGGTAAGTTCTTAAATGAGCTGCACCTTAAAGCGCATGAGCTTGGAGTGAAGACCTTATATTATCTACGATCTGAATCCGTGATTGAAGCAGATAATGTGGATAGTTCATCTGTGCGCAGGCAAGTTGGTAACACCGCTACTAGTGGTGGTAACTACGAAGAATGTTCGGTGTGTCAATAA